The DNA segment GTGTGAAAGAGGCGCATGAGCATGAAGATGTCTATATGATAACGTCGGAAACTCCATTTTATGGTGAGTCCGGCGGGCAAGTCGGCGACCGCGGAACCGGAATAGTCGAAGGCGGTGAGGTGGAAATTATCGATACGAAAAAACCACTGCCTGATCTGATCGTTCATCACTGCAGGGTGCAAAAGGGAAAGATTTCAGAGGGGATGAAGATAACCCTTGTGATCGACATGGAATCCAGGAGATCGACCAGGTGCAACCATACCGCAACCCATCTTCTTCATCGCGCGCTTCGTGAGGTTTTGGGCGAACATGTGAAACAGGCCGGCTCTCTGGTTATGCCGGAAAGGCTCCGCTTCGATTTTTCTCATTTCCACGCATTGACCCATGAGGAACTTCGTGAAGTCGAACGCCATGTCAACGCGACGATCAGACAGAATATTCCGGTGCTTACCTACGATCTTGAATACGACGAAGCGGTAAGGCGCGGCGCGCTCGCCTTTTTCGGTGAGAAGTACGGTGATCGCGTCAGGATGATAGATGTGTCCGGTCATTCGTCTGAGCTCTGCGGAGGGACGCATGTCAACATGACCGGCGAGATCGGGATGTTCAAAATTCTCTCGGAGTCCTCCGTAGCGGCTGGCGTCAGAAGAATCGAGGCGGTGACCGGAATCGGAGCGGAGGATTACATCGACGCCATCTACGACGAGAGAAAGGAGATCGCAGCGATACTGAAAGCATCTCCGGCTGAGATCGTCGATCGCGTAAGAAAACTGGACGAGAGGGTTTCCTCGCTGGAAAGGGAGCTCAAGAAGGCGCTTACCTGCGCTGCGCAAAGCGTAAGCAAGGACTTCTTACAATCCGCGGAAGATTTCGGCTCCTTTAAGGCGATCATAGCGAAGTCTGACGTCGCCGACAGAAAAATACTTGGAGAGCTTGCAGAAAAATACAGGGACAGACTCGGAACCGGTGCGGTTCTGCTGGCATCGGTTTCCGACGGCCGTGTGACCCTTATATCTGCGGTCTCTAAACAGCTCTCTGCAAAGATAAAGGCCGGTGAGATAGTCAGGATGGCATCCGAGGTGCTTGGCGGAAAAGGTGGAGGTCGCCCCGATTTTGCGCAGGGGGGCGGTGCAGATTCTTCAAAACTCGATCAGGCATTTAAAAAAATCAGGGAATATCTCAAGGGGGCAGGGGGCTGAGCCCCTGTTTTGCGTGATTTCCGCGTAAAACTTTCTTGACAGAAGGAGGGCTGTTTTGCGAAAGAAACTCTCTTTCAACGTATCATGCAGGAGGCTTTTATGGTTCAGGCGAACAGGATAAGGGTGGGGTCTGTCATCATATTCGATGGCGAGCTTGCGCGTGTCTTGAGCGTTACACACCTCACTCCTGGAAATCTCAGGGCGATGGTTCAGGCCAAGATGCGCAAGCTGAAGAGCGGCCTTCAGTTTGAACATCGGTTTCGCGCGACCGAAGATGTTGAGACGGCGCATCTGGAGGAACATGAGATGGAATATCTCTACGATGACGGAGACAGATACCATCTCATGAACACATCCACATTTGAGCAGATCGAGATGGATCATGAGATGTTTGGCGACGCCATAAAATATGTGCTTCCGAACAACAAGGTGATGGTTACCTTCTACGAGGGGAGCGCTGTAGGAATAGATCTTCCAAAGGTAGTGAGTCTGAAAGTGATAGAGGCCGAGCCCTCCATCAAGAAGCAGACTGCGACTGGGTCATATAAAAAATGCACAGTTGAAACAGGTCTGGTGGTTATGGTTCCTCCGTTTGTCGAAGTTGACGACATGATCAAGATCAATACCGAAACGGGCGAATATCTGGAAAGGGGATAAGACTAGCAAGTTCTTTTCTTATCTGAACCAGCCCGGCTTGTTTGAAGAAACTTCAAATTGTCGTAGTATTTTTGAGATGGATGTCGCAGGCGGATAAATTCAGGAATTTAAGAAATATTTTACGGCCTGCCACGCCCTTTCCAACCTGATATCTTCAGATTCAAAACGTGCTTCGTAGTGAAGAAGCGATCCCATGATATGTCTTAGCAGTAAGTTGCGCCCTTCTTTTATTGCTGGCAGGTCCCTTTCAATGCACCTAAATGCCTCTTCAAGTTCGGCTTCCGCTAATCTTGTTAGGTATGACGCATGAGAATCATTTTGGCCTATTTTTGTAGTCCTGAGTGCTACTATTACGGGATAACCTTGGTCCATGTAGAATATATAGTTGCCAAAAGTAGGGTAGTGTCTCATATCATAGTTTGCCATGAGTAACGCGGAAAGTACCGCGGTTTTCCCATCGCATTCATCCCCAGTCAGGATCATGCGCTCCTTAAGAGTGTCGAATCTTGCAGATTCATCCAGCGAGGTGACCTCTCTTATGGTCTGAGCTAATGATCTGTCCTTTGTGAACGAATCAGCATCGGCGACTCCTATGTCGGTCATTTTAATTCCCGCCTCTGAAAATCTTTGACGCGCCGTCGTTATTAATGGGTTGTCTGTTTTGGCATCAACTATTTTTCTGTAGAGAAAATGAAAATTTTTGTGCCTCTGACAGTTCGTTGTAAATCCATGCCCTTTGTCGAATATGCCCATGTTGGAGTCGGCAGGTACGTAACCGAGCCCTAGAGTTGTTGGGGGATAAAATCCTGCACCAGAAAAATTCGCAATCTTTGTAGCGGCTTGTGGAAATGTAAGAGGTCTAAGCATTTGCTCTCCTGTATAACGCTGCTGTTTAGCAGTACTTGCCAATTGATCTATTATTCTCTTTGGCACTATTCGGCATAATCACCAAAAAAGTTGCTATCTGAGTTTGCGTTGCTGTCGGGGAGAGGTATGTAGGAAGGTTGCTACCGAATCAAGTTTGCCAACCTAAAAATTACTCCTTTAAAACAAATAGTTAGCTTGATTGTCGGATGGGATTCAAGTCGAAGGAGGAGGGAGTTAATCTCGGCTTCAAGGAACCTCTGAAAAGCTAGAGGCAACAATAACCTCGACCATGGACAATTGGCCATCGACCAAAACATCAAGAAGCTAGAATCTAGAAGTGAGAAACGAGATTTCTACAGGCGAGGTTTTTCTAGCTTCTAGCTTCTGTTTTTCCCAGTCACGGTTGTTGCGGGATCCCCGATTACACCACTCGGGGATGACAACCTTCTCGTCATTCGGGGATGACAATCACGCCGTCATTCCCGCATGCTGTAAGCCACCGCTACCGCGGGGTTCCGACCGTTCACCAGTTACGAGTTACCAGTCACGGTCGTTGCGGGGATGGCAAGCGCATAGCTTTTAGAGATGCCTTGAATTTGCTGATTTTTCAGAGGTTACTTAATTCATTCTCATTCCGCAGCCGCCACCTTCGGAATCTTCGGACATGTCCCCTGATTCGATGGGGATATTGGTGAAGGTGACCATCATGGTCGGTCCGGATACCGGCGCCCCTATGACGCTGGCGCTTTCTCCGCTTGTGCTGCCAACGGCCTTTACCTTTGTGCCTTCGCTTATGGATATCTGGTATGTATAGATCTCTGTGGCGCCCTGATTTAGGGCGCTGCATCCCATGTACATGGATGTCAGCGTCGTGCAGGCGACAAGAACGAGGCCGAAGCGCTTGCAGCGCCTCATCGTCAAAGCTGTTATTGTGATGGCTATGAGTATCATCGGAACTGAGGCTGGATGGTGCCCACTCGATGATCGAGGAGCTATCGTCATCTGAACTTCCGAATTACTGCCATATTCAAACTCGTAGACGACAAGCCATCTGTTGTTCGATCCCTTGGCGATGATCTCGTTTATGTCGCTGAAGTCGATAGTGCCTTCTTTTCCATTATATGAAACCGTAGCGTTTATCTTTCTGTCACCAGCGTCAAGAACGCCGTCCGCATTGACGTCTTCATACAGCGAGACGGACTTAGGATCTATCTGTCCAACTCCAGTTCCAGATGCCGAGAGGGTGAGCGATTGCACCTTCAAATCTTCTTCCGTGGAAGCTGAGAGTTTGAGGGAGAGCAGCACCATTTTTTCAGGATCCACGAAGCTGTTTTCGGATATCTCGAGCTGTTCTATGCGCAGCGTTCGACCCAGCGTTCGGATCAGGTCAAAGGATGTCACAACGGCGCTGCCATTTCTAAGGTTGCAGACGAGCTCTTTAGTGCCGTTTAAGTTCGCGTCGACAAGCGCCATATTGAGGCCGAGCCATCCCTCTTCGACGGTTCCATAAATTATGTTGCTGCCGGAGTAGTCCGCAATGTCTATTTCTTCCGGCAGATCAGGCGTCCCATATACGATGTAGATCGCTCCTGCATTGTGCGTTGCTCCAAATTCGCCGTCTCCAGCCGGAGCGCCTATGATGATATCATCATATTTATCTCCTGTGATATCGCCGACAAGGACGACTCTTCCACACTCTTCTCCGCTTTTTGCGCAGGCTATTCTTACGTCGTAGAGGTTTGAATCCCTTGCGCCCGACATCATTGCGTTTCCGAGAAATACATAAATATATCCTGCCTCGGGATCTCCGACGACGGTGTCTGTATGCCCGTCGCCATTTATATCGCCATTTGCGATGTTGGTAGGATCTGGCATCTCTTCCGGCGAAAGCGTAGTTGCTGACATCGACGATACCGTGAAAGCTTTCGAATGGCCGACATCCACGCGTTCTCCGCTCAGGCTGTAATTGGACTGAGATACGCTGCCGAGTGAAATTGCTCCAAGGTCGTGAAATCCTGATGCGTCGACAGCCCTTCCATAGCTGGAGAGAAGGGTGAAGATGGAATAGATATCTGAGTCGGAATATCCTCCTTGGATCAGGTCGCGCGTGACGTCGATCGACATGCTGAATTTACCAAGCGCCGTCATATTGATCGTTGGGCCTTCGGAGTAACCTATATCCTCATCGCTCATCGAAGCTCTGCTTCCAACGATGCGGGACTTCCTTATGTCGTCGGCGGATCCTGATATCCTGAACTGCATCATATCTTCCGAGATCTGTGTGTTGGAAGGTATAAGGTTGCCGCCCGATAGTCCCACTATGTATCCTTCGCTGCCTGAGAATACCTTGGTAACGATGTCGTCGGTACCGTCATCGTTGAAATCCAGGATCTCAAGTCCTGATCCGAGGTGAGATCCTTCCGAGGCTCCCGATACCTTGTCGATGTCGAACCGTTCATCTCCGGAGATGTTTATTATCGGTGCGCCGTTCGTGGAGGAGTAGTTCTCTATCTGTTCGCTGTTGAGACGGACTATTGCTCCGCGCTCGTTGTCGTAGGTTGGCAGGCCGAATACGTATTGGGCCTGTCCTGCGAAGCCGGATGATGCCTTTTTCATGCTTATATCTCCGGCGGTGATGATGTTCGATGGAATCGATATGGAGAAGAGATGCTTCGCTGTTGACGGGCTGCCGAGATTCAATATTGAACCTTTGGGGTCTATCGCTGCTATCGTAGTGGTTGTAATCGCTGACGTTGATCCATCAACTTCCTCATCTTCGTCGGAATCCTGATCATATGTGTTCGCATGGTCGTAGGTGATGACGGTATCTCCCGATTGTCCCAACACCCACATTGGTACTGTGCCCATTTCAGATTCCCTGGAATCAGGAACCACCATCAAAGCTACGGAATGAGGTGCGGATTTGCCAAAACTGTTTTCGACTACGAGATCGAAGGTGAGAGCCATCGCCGTCCCGTGTTCGACCTGAGGAGCTGTGAAACTCGGCTGGATAGCCGATTGGCTGTTGTTGTCCGACAGTTCGAGAGCGGTTCCGCCCGTCTGTGTCCAATGGTAAACGAGCCCCTTCTTCGATAGAACCGATTCTCCCTTGTCGTTGAGCGCAGGCTGGTAGGAGTTGGATCCGTCAAGATGGGTTTGTTTTCCTGATGCAACTACCTTCTCGAGAACGCAAACTCCACCGGTCTTCTGCAGTTCGCCGAAGCATGCCCTTGCTGTGGGCTTTCCTGAAGAGACCGCTTTATCGTCTATGTCCGAAGGTCTTGCAGCATCGGGATCATTTACCCTCTCGATCTCATCTTTGCACTGCGATTCGGAGCTAACGGCCAGTATGGTTCTTGCAGCAGATGCGTTCAGCCCTCCGGCATCAGTTACTGTAAATACCAATGTCGTCACGCCGGTCGACTGCGGAGCCCACGAGAATGATTTACTATTTGAGGCATAATCGGCAAATGACGATCCTGACGGTGATGGGGATAGTGTTATGGATAGGCTGTCTCCAGCATCGGGGTCGGTTCCATTCACTACCATGTTCACACGCTCCCTCAACGCCACGCATATGTGGCCGTTTTCATCGGCAGCCGGAGTTGAATACACCCTGATGGAAGGAGCACGGTTGATATTGGAAACGGTTATCACCACGCTTATTGTGTCTGAAAGAGAAGGTGTCCCGGAATCATCGGCCCTGATCATGGCTATGTACGATCCTAGGTCATTTTCAGTCGGCGTCCATGTGAACGTGCGAGTCGAAGCATTGTACGAGGCTGCCTGAGGAAGCGCCTTGTAGTTTCCTATTGCTGTTGAGCTCATGCTCGTTGTCAGGTCATCGCCGTCAGGATCGCTCACAGAAACCTGGAACGTGATGGTTTCGTTTTCCGCTGCGGTCAGGTTGGGTATGCTTTCTATCACAGGCGGGCGGTTGGTATTGGAGACGGTTATGGCTATAGGCAGAGTTGACGAGAGAGATGGACTGCCATTATCGGTAGCTTCGATGTTTACGCAGTGGAAGCCTGCATCGTCATAGCCAGGCGTCCAGGTGAATGTGAAAGTCGTGTCGCTGGTCCTCGTTATCATCGCGCCTGATGGGACAGAACATGCGGTTCCTATCAACTCTCCTTGTACTGCGGAGAAGCCTAGAGATACTGCGTCGCCGTCCGGATCGGACGCTGTTATCGTGAAGGACAGGGTCTCTCCTTCTGCGACATTTTTGGCTTGGACAGGCGATATCTCCGGGGCCCTGTTTGACTGTACCACGGTGACATGGAGGTTTCTTTCGTCGTATCCGCCGTGTCCGTCGTCGACCCCTATTGTTGCGGAATAAACTCCCTCATCATCGTAGCCGGTGGCCCATGAGAATGAAAAATCGTTGCCCGATTGAGTAAAGCGAGTGCATATCTCATCGCTGCCGTTGCAGTCCCACGTGAGGTCGTCAAGGTCGGCGTCGTCCGCGGTAAGTGTGAACTCTACGGTGTCAGACTCGCTGGCGATTATGTCTTCAACATCCGATATTATCGGGGGTGTGTTGTCTACGAGCTGAGGTGCGCTTGAGTATTCATCCCCGGAATGGAGGCCGTCGCTCGGGACCGTCGAGAAAATTACCCACTTGTGTGAGTCATCGGGGGCTGAAAGCGTGTAAACGCTGCTACCGTCTGTGCCTGTTATTTCCTCGTATTCTCCGTCTTGGGCGGAGGAGCGCTTCCAAACTACAACCGTTCCATCCTCCTCGTCGCCGTTTGCGTCAGAGAATTTATAGGTAGCGGTTAGTTCTCCGCCTATCAGCATCGTTCCCGACACCGTGATTTCCTTCGCTACAGGGGGTTGGTTTTCGATTACGATGCAGTCTGAAAAAGCCGATGTTCCGCTAGAGCCTGTGCTTTGGGTGACTGTAAATATTGTTCCAGGATCATTATACACATCAACTAAGGTGAAACTCCAGTTGCCTTCCTCATCCGCTGATGTGGTGCCCAGATAAGTTATTCCCTCGCAGTTTTCGGCATCGTCGGCGATATAGATGTCGATCATTCCGCCCGACCTGACAGGCGCGCCTGAAAGGCTCATCATATCGTGCAGTGGTGTCTCGAGATCGTTCTGCGCTAGATCGGAGGGGGCCAGGATTCCATCGTTGCTTCCCTCCGCAATTACTATCCCATTTCCGGAGTTGGAGTATATGGAGTTTAGTCTTACCAAGTTGCCTGTGGTAGCGGCGCCGGAGACTTTGATGCCGGCTACGCTGTTGTAGGCTATTATGTTCCTTTCGAATAAATCGTTATTTCCATCGAAGTCGGCCCCTATTATGTTGGATGTCGACCCATCGCTGATGAGTATACCTACGTCATTTGCTGTCGGAGTTGTTTCGTCGGACGATACTCCTATGATATTGTTCTGGATCTTGTTGTTGCCTGAAGCTTCGCCGGATATTATGATTGCGTTGCGACACCCCTGTATCACCAGCCCCTTAATTGTGTTGGCAGATCCAAGTTCAAAACAGTCGACCGTTCTCGTATCGCCTGTGTTTGCACCGCTCACCACTATGTCGTGCGAGTGTCCGTTGGCCTCGCCGTCAATCGTTATTCCTTCCGCAACGGAGAGCGGCGAAGAGAGTATTATATTTCCTGAAATCGCGCTGTGAAAGGTAATCCTATCCCCGGCGGATGCTGAAGCAAGTGCCTGTCTGAGCGTACAGTACTGCAGGTAGCACTGGCCATCATCGTCGCCGAGTTCATTTACGACTATTTCAGGTCCATCCTGGACTGTGGTTTCGAGGACTATATTTTTGTTTGCGCTCAGCGAACCGGTTGTGCCAGGAATAGGCAGCGTCAAGATTGCATCATTGCCCGCTTCGTCGCGAACCGTTGCGCCGACGAGGGAGATTGCATCGGTCGAAGCATAGTCGAGGTCATCGCTTGTGTCGCCGTCCTGCACAATGTAGCGGAAGGTCAAGGCGCTGCTTCCGCTGCCACTTAAGTATGTAGCCTCTCGGTCCGTTTCTCCCGTCTCCATTGTAATTGTAGGGACTCCACCTTCGACAAAGACCGGTTCGCTGAATGTTACGACGATGTCGATGCCGTCGCCGACTATGTAGATCCCGTCGTCAGAGTCGGATGAGACGTTCGTAACGGTTGGCGATTTTCTATCGGCTAGCGTTTTTGCGCCTGACGTCTCGGTGATAGACATCGGGTTTCCGGCGGCATCATACACGGAGGTTGCATCGGCCGGGGTGATTTCTATAGATTCGCTGCCGCTTGGCGTTCCATCCACGAATATATGAAACCTTATGGAGCTTTCGCCGCCTTCGAGGGCTTCTCCTGCAAGATTCGATATGCCGACTATGGATGCCGAGAGAGCGCTTCCGTCATTGCGTGTGAAGTTGATTGTAAAGTCATCGGTTTCCACGGCGCCAGATCCGTTTGCATTGCCGAATATGCCCTCGCTTGCGGTGAGGTTTAGATACAAGTTATCAGAGGTTAGCGCCGCGCCGGTAATCGACGGTGCAACCGTGTCCTTGGTCCATGTGGCCTCGGTAGCAGAATCAAAGCCCTGCCAGTTTCCGACTACGTCCCTGCTGATTACGCACAACCTTATAGATCCGTCAGGGATGCCGGAGATATCCGAAGTTATTTTGAGGCCGGCTGATTGTTCCGAGCTGTATCCTTCTTCAACAGAACACGATGTCGAACCCGCGGCCCCAACCTTGTGTCTGTAGTGGCTGACGCCATCGCCCGATATTGTGACATCGAGTGATATCGCTTTGCTTGAACCGGAAGGTGTCCCGGATAGCGAGGCGATCGGTGCGGTTGTCTTGTTGGTCCACGAGTGCGATGTCGGATCTGTCTGAATGTTTCCAGCTTCATCGCGTCCTCGTACGCAGAGGATCTTTTCGCCGTCCTCTCCTATTTCAGATGTTATAGGAGTGGATACGACCGTCCATTCGCCGTAGGAGGCCGCAGAACAATTTTCTGCGCCCGTAAGAAGGTCG comes from the Myxococcales bacterium genome and includes:
- the efp gene encoding elongation factor P codes for the protein MVQANRIRVGSVIIFDGELARVLSVTHLTPGNLRAMVQAKMRKLKSGLQFEHRFRATEDVETAHLEEHEMEYLYDDGDRYHLMNTSTFEQIEMDHEMFGDAIKYVLPNNKVMVTFYEGSAVGIDLPKVVSLKVIEAEPSIKKQTATGSYKKCTVETGLVVMVPPFVEVDDMIKINTETGEYLERG